One genomic window of Enoplosus armatus isolate fEnoArm2 chromosome 19, fEnoArm2.hap1, whole genome shotgun sequence includes the following:
- the hey2 gene encoding hairy/enhancer-of-split related with YRPW motif protein 2 produces the protein MKRPCEDSSSAESDAEETIDVGSESLYPGHMTASFRRCGSPTTTPQVMARKKRRGIIEKRRRDRINNSLLELRRLVPTAFEKQGSAKLEKAEILQMTVDHLKVLQATGGKGYFDAQALALDFLSLGFRECVTEVSRYLSAVEGLDSSDPLRSRLLSHLTSCASQRDVTALTMTSHSPHHHHHQQPHPLPHPFHPHHWAAAAAAVATAAAFRPLPAAVTPYGLSGLPVSPDAGGGGAPQRLLELSQRSVASSFSSYADSTSSSSPSSSSSSSSSLMLPCTPTPLSASLLSLSASFPITLRGGFPILPPSSFTSAAATTSPPISSSSSSSSSSQTPHSSSSKPYRPWGTEVGAF, from the exons ATGAAGCGGCCGTGTGAGGACAGCAGCTCGGCAGAGAGTGACGCGGAGGAGACCATCGATGTGGGCAGCGAGAGCCTTTATCCAGG CCACATGACGGCGTCCTTCAGAAGATGTGGATCACCGACCACCACCCCTCAAGTGATGGCGAGGAAGAAACGCAGAGGG atTATCGAGAAGAGACGCAGAGACAGAATCAACAACAGTCTGTTGGAGTTACGGAGGCTCGTCCCCACGGCGTTCGAGAAGCAG GGCTCAGCGAAACTGGAGAAGGCAGAGATTCTGCAGATGACTGTGGACCATCTGAAGGTGCTGCAGGCTACAGGAGGGAAAG gttaTTTTGACGCCCAGGCTCTGGCCCtggacttcctgtctctggGTTTCAGGGAGTGTGTGACGGAGGTCTCCCGCTACCTGAGCGCCGTGGAGGGCCTGGACTCCAGCGACCCGCTGCGCTCCCGCCTCCTCTCCCACCTCACCTCCTGCGCCTCGCAGCGCGACGTCACCGCCCTCACCATGACCTCCCATTctccacaccaccaccaccaccagcagcctcACCCTTTGCCTCACCCCTTCCACCCCCACCACTGGGCCGCTGCAGCCGCTGCCGTCGCCACCGCTGCCGCGTTCCGGCCTCTGCCGGCCGCCGTGACGCCGTACGGACTGAGCGGGCTTCCTGTTTCTCCTGAcgcaggaggaggtggagcccCCCAGAGGCTGTTGGAGCTGTCGCAGCGCAGCGTagcctcctccttttcctcttacgcagactccacctcctcttcctctccttcctcctcctcttcctcttcctcgtctctCATGCTCCCCTGCACCCCCACTCCTCTCtccgcctccctcctctctctctctgcgtcgTTTCCCATCACCCTCCGCGGAGGTTtccccatcctccctccctcctccttcacctccgcTGCCGCCACCACCAGtcctcccatctcctcctcctcctcctcctcttcctcctcccagactcctcacagcagcagcagtaaaccCTACAGACCGTGGGGAACTGAAGTCGGAGCGTTCTGa